AGTGGGAAATCGGCGATTCTCGAAGCTGTTGCTTTGGATCTTTGTTTCCACCGATATTTCCGTTCCGATCGGCGATTTTCCCATTCCATAAACCCTAATTTTCCCCATCTTCTGGTATTTTTTTCCTCATGTTTttcttctcaatttttttattttgattttgtataAGCGTTGACTGTGTTTATTTACTGTTTTTTAGCTTCCAGAAGCAATCATGGCTTCAAAGCGTATTTTGAAGGAACTGAAGGATTTGCAGAAAGATCCACCTACTTCTTGCAGTGCAGGTATTATTCTCCTTACTTTATCATAGTTTAGGTTTTCATTGTTTACTGATTTATTCTTGTAGTATTAATTTAGGACTATAAGCATTCATTTTACACTGATtgtgtttggattttcttcgagagttaattttgttttggtttttaatatgtttgagaGTAGCTAACAAAGAAATTGTATTGAGTTGTTGTTGGGagaatttttttggataaatattaGTTGTAGTTGACTTTTTTTTGTATCTGATTGATTTATTAATAAGTTTATGTAACTTACTCTCTTGTGCAATATTACGTTGTGTTGTTGTTTATTTGTCATGCCATAAAATTCAACATGTTTTCATTACAGTGGTCCTTCGCAGCACTCCTACTGTAGGCATCCATTGCCTATGTGTTGCCAATGTTTTAGTTTAATGGGTTTTAAGCTACAAATGTTTTAGTTACTAGGTTTTgagataaattattattcttctCTCCACGTAGGAATCTGCATGTTGAAATACTGACTGAATCTAGTTTGCATTCTCTATTTACCATTTTCGACTGTAATCTGCCCTACTAATTGGTTTTTCCGTTGTCCTGCTCCATCTATCTCATTTCATGTTTGAGTAGGGAGCTCCAAATTCTTTTCTTGTGTAACTGTCTTGCTATATTTTGATGGCTTTTGCTGGCTAGCTGTTTTTTGCAACTGGCCCCGTGTGAGTGGTCTGTGTTGAATCGGATATGATTATTATGTTCTGCCCTGAAAGTTTATCcgtatttcaatttatttatgatCATTGCAATCTGGTTTTACACTATCTCATTCTGGAGTGTCTTAACCTCTGGATTCATGGTTTTCTGGTAACAGGTCCTGTAGCTGAGGACATGTTCCATTGGCAAGCAACAATCATGGGACCCACTGATAGTCCATATGCAGGAGGTGTATTTCTAGTTACAATCCATTTTCCTCCTGATTATCCTTTCAAGCCTCCAAAGGTAAGTGCTGTGAATTGGGAAATAATTCTGGTTATATCCTTAAATGGTGTTGGTTGGTGATTGGAATCTTGTGCAATTGGATACTAGAGACTGTCTTGTGATGTTGTATGCACTAATTTATTTGCTCTCAGGTTGCATTTAGGACCAAGGTCTTTCACCCAAACATCAATAGCAATGGAAGCATTTGTCTTGATATTCTCAAAGAACAATGGAGCCCTGCTCTTACCATTTCTAAGGTTTGATTTATATTCACGAGCTTATGCTAATAATTTTGTAACTTTGTTGGTTGGACCAGTATTGAGAACATAGAATGTAATCTCATTCTATTCCTATATCAGTAGTTAAAGAAAATGATGGCATTTGTGTACacctttttctctttttcttttgccAAATAGTCTTAGTGATTGGTGTTGGTTGTTTACTTAACTAACCTCGTAGTCTCTCATGCTACTATGCTATTATTGTCAGTGCCTTAATGTATTGTAATTCCATTTCAAAGTTTGCCTTCAATCCTCAAAATTATACTACAGTTAAAAAAGCTCTGCAAATGGTAGAAATGTTGCGTTAGCGATTGGTGTTGGTTGTTTACTTAACTAACCTCGTAGTCTCTCATAGCCCATGCTAGTATTGTTGCAGTGCCTTAAGGTTATGTAATCCCCTTTCAGAGCTTACCTCCAATCCTCAAAATTATACTGCAGTTAAAAACTCTACATGGTAGAAATTCTTTCATTAGTTTTTATCATCTGAAATTCCTTGCCGACTTGTGGTAATTTATTACTTCAATACCTTTTAGAAGCTGAATTTAAAACTTAGCTACCTGTCTCACCTAAAAAGGAACCAAGGGGAGATTGACTCAGATATAAAGATCTTTTTATGCTGATAGTTAAATAGGATTTGAAAATTTTCTGAAACTGCTTTCTTTTTAATCATGAACTCAGCAACATTATGAGTTAGTAAAGCTAATTTTAATGTCTTCGAATGATTTATCAGGTACTGCTCTCAATTTGCTCATTGTTGACCGATCCAAATCCCGATGACCCTCTTGTACCAGAGATAGCACACATGTACAAGACCGACAGAGCTAAGTATGAAGCAACTGCACGCAGCTGGACGCAGAAGTATGCTATGGGATGACAGTTGTTTGGGATACTGTATAATTGGGGGTGGTGTTGAAACTGTTGTGAAATGTATGTACTGGGTTTAAGATTTTGGGTGGGGATTACCAGATTGGCTAGAAAATAACTGTATGATGAggatgttttatttaaatctagACAATGCTCTGTTTGAAGCTCTTATCTGTATCAAACATATGTGCAACACTCTTGTCTTCACCCTTATGCTTTCCATTTTCTTATTGCTAGTTCATTGATGTCAAAATGGAGGCTTAGTgcattaatttttcatattttttatattccaCTCGTGCAGTGGGTGTATGGCTGATACATGGTTCGGTCAGTTATGATATACTCGACTTCTTTTTTTGTCTGCTTATATACATtagaaatgaataaataattagGCAGGAAGGCACCAATCGGGTGGCATCAAGAGTGGGCTTCATAATTGTAACTAACACGCAATTGTTCTCTTCTTGATTGGTGAAATTCAAATAAAACCAGCCATCCACCAACTCCATCACTCTGcctattttcttcttcttctgaatTAGAATCCGATTAAATTAATTTGGCTCTAATAAAGTTAATACAGAGTCTTATATTATTTCTAATTATCACTTAATGCACATTTTAGCATTCATCTGAATTGAATCAAATATAGACCTTTTAACTTTTATTGAATACAAAggcaaaaatactgaaaactcccccacctttgaactttttttcaattccaccacaACCTAGGAGAAttctcaattgcaccctatttagggttttcagttttcatctgtaccctaaaataaaaaaaaattgataatttaattaatttaatgataaaattataaaaaccaactaaatagagggattgtatcattattttttccatttgaaaaaaacaaataaattagtatataaaggattaatttaaactttttttctaaataaaaagaggtcattttagtcaattgggggtacagacgaaaactgaaaaccctaaatagggtgtaattgaaaattctcctacttggtggtgcaattgaaaacaaagtcaaaggtgagttttttttttaagtatttttgccaTTCCAAAACATTCATATGTTTCCagaaagttattttttttccgAGTTTTACTATTCTTTCAagttaaatgaatttaaaattgattCCATCTATCAAATTAGACAGTAATTatactataatttaaaataaaaacattatttacTTTCTATATTTAAGTTAACATTTTTAGAAAAGAGAAGTATATTTATGGtgtctgaatttttttaaatcaactatGCAGTGTCTaatttctttttcctttcaaatctttgtttcaactttttgaaaatatacTAAATAAGTAGTGTTAACCGTTTTTCAGTAATTGGtgtgctaaaaaaataaaagtaaacttcatatttgtttacatttaactgtcataaaataataataataatttgtgcaaattataaattttcaatttttggtgTTAATGTACTTTTTAAAGGTtgaaacaaaaattcaaaacaattaaCCAAAAAGTTAAGACTATTGCCTATTggtactttttttttcttcttcatatttttagtaaaatttggACCACTACTTCAATTTAAACGTGTAAATCATGACACGAGCTTTCATACAATAATTCAAGGGTGGGATGTTTCTGCTCCAACTATTTATAACCTCGCTCcatctaaatatatatatatatatatatatatatatatatatatatatatatatatatgataagactaatatattattttataaataaaatatatagaaattatataatttaatatagttggagaacattaaattaattccataaataatttagaaaaaaataaagtaattgttaaaaaaaataaacattgaaATTTTTCATTACTAACTTCTAAGGACAATTTGTAACAAATGCattcaaaaaatacaatacTATAGAAATGAATATTTCCTTTAACGTTCAATAATCGTGTTGACAATCAAattaaatagtaaataaattaaaaagacagactaaaatattaaatggcATACgaaatttaactaatatttcaaaatttatagtAAAAATAGGGCAAGTAtattatatagtatagatattaaaaaattcaattaagaacaaactaatttaattacTACTGAAATGCGGTTATTAATAATTAGAGTGAAAAATGTCTATCCATTACTGAATCATCATAGCTTCTTAAAATTGTTAGGTACTGGAAGAGTAGAATTGAATTGACCAATAATTGAAACAGCTTTGCAATATATTTCCAACACATAAATTTCCTAATTTGTAGTGCCACAAAGACAATAAGTAAAGAATATTAGGTAACCCCTACtatttttggtaaaataaaatgtttgggGCCATATTAGTAATTCgccaaataaaataattaaattaatttccaGCTCAAAAGTTCCGcaagaaattataaattattagtagCAGTATAAAACGATCAACGATGTTCGTCGTGTTAGGTCAATGAATCGTCTCCTTCATTGAACATTTTATTAAGTTAGTTATTTGAAATTGTATTGGAT
This region of Mercurialis annua linkage group LG1-X, ddMerAnnu1.2, whole genome shotgun sequence genomic DNA includes:
- the LOC126664321 gene encoding ubiquitin-conjugating enzyme E2-17 kDa encodes the protein MASKRILKELKDLQKDPPTSCSAGPVAEDMFHWQATIMGPTDSPYAGGVFLVTIHFPPDYPFKPPKVAFRTKVFHPNINSNGSICLDILKEQWSPALTISKVLLSICSLLTDPNPDDPLVPEIAHMYKTDRAKYEATARSWTQKYAMG